Proteins co-encoded in one Ruegeria pomeroyi DSS-3 genomic window:
- a CDS encoding pyridoxal phosphate-dependent aminotransferase: MNISSDTGFRRAGRLDGIELSEIVQISERVAQLRADGADIVALSTGEPDFPTPTHVIEAAHRAALAGQTRYPATAGTPALRAAIAAEAGVEPANVIVSTGAKQVLAGAFLATLDPGDEVITTAPFWTSYADMVRLAGGVPVVLDCPGAQGFKLTPAQLEAAITSRTRWLLLNTPSNPTGAIYSEAELQALGAVLDRHPHVWVISDEIYQHLAYVPFTPFVQAVPTLADRTLIVNGVSKAYSMTGWRIGWGIGPAPLIKAMVAVQGQITSGACSIAQAAALAALSGPQDLLVERRAEMLARRDLVVAGLNAAGLECASPDGAFYVFPKTPARMPVDHDFCHHLLDTAGVALVPGRAFGMSGHLRLSFAYARQSLEEGLARIARAVAAL, from the coding sequence ATGAACATATCCAGCGATACCGGTTTTCGGCGGGCAGGCAGGCTTGACGGGATCGAGCTGTCGGAAATCGTGCAGATCTCGGAACGGGTGGCGCAGTTGCGGGCCGATGGCGCCGATATCGTTGCGCTCAGCACCGGTGAGCCGGATTTCCCAACGCCAACCCATGTGATCGAGGCCGCACATAGGGCGGCGCTGGCGGGGCAGACCCGCTATCCGGCTACGGCGGGTACGCCCGCCTTGCGCGCGGCGATTGCCGCCGAGGCCGGGGTTGAGCCTGCCAATGTGATCGTTTCGACCGGCGCCAAGCAGGTGTTGGCGGGTGCGTTCCTCGCCACGCTCGACCCCGGCGACGAGGTGATCACCACCGCGCCCTTCTGGACCAGCTATGCCGATATGGTGCGGTTGGCGGGCGGCGTGCCGGTGGTGCTGGACTGTCCCGGCGCGCAGGGGTTCAAGCTGACGCCCGCACAGCTGGAGGCTGCGATCACCTCGCGCACGCGCTGGCTGTTGCTCAACACGCCGTCCAACCCCACCGGCGCGATCTATTCTGAGGCCGAATTGCAGGCGCTGGGCGCGGTGCTGGACCGACACCCGCATGTCTGGGTGATCTCGGACGAGATTTACCAGCATCTGGCCTATGTGCCCTTCACCCCCTTTGTGCAGGCAGTGCCGACGCTGGCCGATCGCACCCTGATCGTGAACGGCGTGTCCAAGGCCTATTCGATGACCGGTTGGCGGATCGGCTGGGGTATCGGCCCGGCGCCGCTGATCAAGGCGATGGTGGCGGTCCAGGGGCAGATCACCTCGGGCGCCTGTTCCATCGCGCAGGCGGCGGCGCTGGCGGCACTGAGTGGGCCGCAGGACCTGCTGGTCGAGCGGCGGGCCGAGATGTTGGCGCGGCGCGACCTGGTGGTCGCGGGGTTGAACGCGGCGGGGCTCGAGTGTGCGTCGCCGGATGGCGCGTTCTATGTGTTCCCCAAGACGCCCGCGCGGATGCCGGTTGATCACGACTTCTGCCACCATTTGCTCGACACGGCCGGGGTGGCGCTGGTGCCGGGGCGGGCCTTTGGCATGTCGGGGCATTTGCGCCTGTCCTTCGCTTATGCGAGGCAGAGTCTGGAAGAAGGGCTTGCCCGTATCGCCCGGGCCGTCGCCGCGTTGTAA